In a single window of the Bradyrhizobium sp. Ash2021 genome:
- a CDS encoding Na/Pi cotransporter family protein: MGSMVLPDLMGGVALLLWGLHMVHSGILRAFGPDIRLLLAKALNNRFAAFAAGIALTALLQSSTATALITSSFTSEGLVSLVPALAIMLGANVGTTLIVQILSFNISAVAPVLFVLGLVAFRSGARSRIKDIGRVSIGLGLMLLALHILLDTLAPAENAPGVRVFMNAITGDPVLCIVIGAAVTWAVHSSVASVLLIMSLAYAHFVSPLAALALVLGANIGSAINPVFEGAHRDNPASYRLPLGNLVNRLVGVLLVAPFLRPITEHLQAWQPDLAKLTAEFHMAFNVATAIIFIGLLDTMARLLKRLLPNRVREADPSRPRYLDESALETPSLALADAARETLHMGDHVEIMLRKVMAAMMTDDRALVDQVSKMDNSVDSLDEAIKLYVTKLTRGSLDEREGQRAMEIISFTINLEHIGDIIDKNLSELAIKKIKRRLEFSPEGAEELSAFHKRTMDSLRIAFGIFMSGDVNEARKLLVEKAHLRDTEIAATERHLDRLRDGRPETIETTSLHLDVLRDLRRIHSHICSVAYPVLDAVGELAARRSTELNPAAPSMRPSTQALPMLDAPE, translated from the coding sequence GCCTGCACATGGTCCACAGTGGGATTCTGCGCGCGTTCGGTCCCGATATCCGTTTGCTGCTGGCGAAGGCGCTGAACAACCGCTTCGCCGCTTTCGCCGCGGGTATCGCCTTGACGGCGCTGTTACAAAGCAGCACCGCAACCGCCCTGATCACGAGCTCCTTTACCTCGGAAGGCCTGGTCAGCCTGGTGCCCGCGCTTGCGATCATGCTCGGGGCCAATGTCGGCACGACGCTGATCGTTCAGATTCTGTCGTTCAACATCTCCGCGGTGGCGCCGGTGCTGTTCGTGCTCGGCCTCGTCGCATTCCGCAGCGGCGCGCGCTCGCGCATCAAGGATATCGGCCGGGTCTCGATCGGCCTCGGCCTGATGCTGCTGGCGCTGCATATCCTGCTCGACACGCTGGCGCCGGCAGAGAATGCGCCCGGCGTTCGCGTTTTCATGAACGCCATCACCGGCGATCCCGTGCTCTGCATCGTGATCGGCGCGGCCGTCACCTGGGCGGTGCATTCGAGCGTGGCCAGCGTGCTGCTGATCATGTCGCTGGCTTACGCGCACTTCGTCTCGCCGTTGGCAGCACTGGCGCTGGTGCTTGGCGCCAATATCGGCAGCGCGATCAACCCGGTGTTCGAGGGCGCACACCGCGATAATCCTGCCAGTTATCGCCTTCCCCTTGGCAATCTCGTCAATCGGCTGGTCGGCGTGCTGCTGGTTGCGCCGTTCCTGCGGCCGATCACCGAGCACTTGCAGGCCTGGCAGCCTGATCTCGCCAAGCTGACCGCCGAGTTTCATATGGCCTTCAACGTCGCAACGGCCATCATCTTCATTGGCCTACTCGACACCATGGCCCGGCTGCTGAAAAGGCTGCTGCCGAACCGGGTCCGGGAAGCCGACCCGTCGCGGCCGCGCTATCTCGACGAAAGTGCGCTTGAAACGCCCTCGCTGGCTTTGGCCGACGCCGCGCGCGAAACCCTGCATATGGGCGATCACGTCGAAATCATGCTGCGCAAGGTGATGGCGGCGATGATGACCGACGATCGCGCCCTGGTCGATCAGGTCTCCAAGATGGACAACAGCGTCGACAGCCTCGACGAGGCGATCAAGCTCTATGTGACCAAACTGACCCGTGGCAGCCTTGACGAGCGCGAGGGGCAACGGGCGATGGAGATCATTTCCTTCACCATCAACCTCGAGCACATCGGCGATATCATCGACAAGAATTTGAGCGAACTCGCGATCAAGAAGATCAAGCGCCGGCTCGAATTTTCGCCGGAAGGCGCCGAGGAGCTGTCGGCATTCCACAAGCGAACGATGGATTCGCTCCGGATCGCGTTCGGCATCTTCATGTCGGGCGACGTCAACGAGGCCCGCAAATTACTGGTCGAGAAGGCGCATCTGCGCGATACCGAGATCGCCGCCACCGAACGGCATCTGGATCGGCTGCGCGATGGCCGGCCTGAGACCATCGAGACCACCTCGTTGCATCTCGATGTGCTGCGCGACCTCCGGCGCATCCATTCGCATATCTGCTCGGTTGCGTATCCCGTACTCGACGCAGTCGGCGAACTTGCCGCACGGCGGTCCACTGAACTCAACCCGGCCGCCCCCTCGATGCGACCGAGCACTCAGGCATTGCCGATGTTGGACGCTCCTGAATAG
- a CDS encoding peroxiredoxin-like family protein: MGLEQDLADFKAEFELTAPAGRAALYNSKVEELRAKFPLSGVLKVGDLAPDFSLPNAIGSYTSLEDVLKGGAAVVTFYRGGWCPYCNLQLRAYQAALPDIEALGARMLAISPQLPDKSLSTSEKNALKFPVLSDVRNSIARKFGLVYSLPEELRAALRSNGKELPGINGDESWELPVPATFVVDGDRRVVFSFVEIDYRRRLAPEDLVSALRSIAAARESAS, translated from the coding sequence ATGGGGCTGGAACAGGATCTGGCAGATTTCAAAGCGGAGTTTGAATTAACCGCCCCTGCGGGGCGAGCGGCGCTCTACAACAGCAAGGTCGAAGAACTTCGTGCGAAATTCCCGCTATCCGGTGTCTTGAAAGTCGGAGACTTGGCGCCCGATTTTTCGCTGCCGAATGCCATTGGGTCGTATACTTCGCTGGAAGACGTGTTGAAAGGCGGCGCGGCGGTCGTCACCTTCTATCGCGGCGGCTGGTGTCCTTATTGCAATCTTCAGTTACGCGCCTATCAAGCGGCATTGCCGGATATCGAAGCCCTTGGGGCAAGGATGCTGGCTATTTCTCCCCAACTTCCGGACAAATCGCTGTCGACGTCGGAAAAGAACGCCCTGAAATTCCCTGTCCTAAGCGACGTCAGGAATTCGATCGCGCGCAAGTTTGGTTTGGTTTACTCCTTGCCGGAGGAATTGCGCGCGGCCTTACGTTCGAATGGCAAGGAGCTGCCTGGCATCAACGGTGACGAAAGCTGGGAACTTCCGGTGCCCGCGACGTTTGTAGTAGATGGGGACAGGCGTGTCGTTTTCTCCTTCGTGGAGATAGACTATCGGCGCCGCCTCGCGCCTGAAGATCTCGTCTCGGCGCTGCGTTCCATCGCAGCAGCACGCGAAAGCGCCTCGTAG